Proteins encoded by one window of Methanobacterium sp. CWC-01:
- the ilvE gene encoding branched-chain-amino-acid transaminase, with translation MAFDESGKIWFNGKFVDWKEANIHVLSHVVHYGSSVFEGIRCYNTKQGPAIFRLEEHVARLYNSAKIYRMDIPYSQDEFREAILETVKINGLKACYIRPLVFRGYAELGVYPLNCPVESVIAAWAWGKYLGEEALELGVDVGVSSWRRMAPDTMPNLAKAGSNYMNSQLAKMESLFNGYHEAIMLDYGGMVSEGSGENIFLVKEGILYTPPLSSSLLNGITRDSIITLARDMDLEVVEQQIPREMLYLADEVFLTGTAAEVTPIRSVDQITIGDGVRGQLTKKLQDSFFEILEGNTEDRYGWLTFL, from the coding sequence ATGGCCTTTGACGAATCAGGAAAAATATGGTTCAACGGAAAGTTCGTTGACTGGAAAGAAGCAAACATTCACGTATTATCTCACGTTGTACACTACGGATCCAGTGTTTTTGAAGGAATCCGCTGTTACAACACCAAACAAGGCCCGGCCATATTCCGCCTGGAAGAGCATGTGGCCCGTTTATACAACTCGGCCAAGATCTACCGGATGGACATCCCCTACTCACAGGATGAATTTAGAGAAGCTATTCTGGAAACCGTGAAGATTAACGGGCTTAAAGCCTGCTACATCCGGCCATTGGTCTTCCGGGGATATGCCGAGCTTGGTGTTTATCCTTTAAACTGCCCCGTGGAATCGGTTATCGCGGCCTGGGCCTGGGGAAAGTACCTGGGAGAGGAAGCCCTGGAGCTGGGGGTAGATGTGGGAGTATCATCCTGGAGGAGGATGGCCCCGGATACCATGCCCAACCTAGCCAAGGCTGGTTCTAACTACATGAACAGCCAGTTAGCCAAGATGGAATCCCTCTTCAATGGCTACCACGAGGCCATCATGCTGGACTACGGTGGTATGGTCAGTGAAGGCAGTGGAGAAAACATCTTCCTGGTAAAGGAGGGTATCCTCTACACGCCCCCCTTGTCCTCCTCACTTTTAAACGGCATCACCCGGGACTCCATAATCACCCTGGCCAGGGATATGGACCTAGAAGTGGTTGAACAGCAGATCCCCCGGGAGATGTTGTATCTGGCCGATGAAGTGTTCCTTACCGGTACCGCGGCCGAGGTTACGCCCATACGCTCCGTGGACCAGATCACCATCGGGGACGGTGTAAGGGGCCAATTAACCAAGAAGTTACAGGATAGTTTTTTCGAAATCCTGGAAGGAAATACTGAAGACAGGTACGGATGGTTGACCTTTCTCTGA
- a CDS encoding undecaprenyl-diphosphate phosphatase: protein MNIIQALILGMVQGLTEFLPISSSAHLVIVPELLGVESSLAFDTLLHVGTLIAVISYFRSDVIAMIKAFFSSLADIPRGRFKEEIRNDQFKRLAWLILVGTIPAGLMGILLKDFFESLFSSVSAVGFFLLITGFILWGVERMPRGEKKTKEISFTNSLIVGIAQGCAIAPGISRSGATIATSLYLGFDREMAARFSFLLSIPAILGAALIQLKDLTAGFDISTGSFVGGLISAMIFSYLAIKFLMGYIKKHSLVIFAYYCWTVGIITLILTVVL, encoded by the coding sequence ATTAATATCATTCAAGCATTAATACTGGGTATGGTTCAGGGATTAACGGAATTTCTACCCATAAGCAGTTCAGCTCACCTGGTTATCGTTCCCGAACTTCTGGGAGTAGAATCCAGCCTGGCCTTCGACACCCTGCTCCACGTGGGAACTCTCATCGCCGTGATATCCTATTTCAGGAGTGATGTAATAGCCATGATCAAAGCCTTTTTCTCCAGCCTGGCAGACATACCCCGAGGAAGATTCAAAGAAGAAATCAGAAATGACCAGTTCAAAAGACTCGCCTGGCTGATACTGGTAGGAACCATACCTGCCGGACTCATGGGAATTTTGCTGAAAGACTTTTTTGAAAGTCTTTTCAGTTCAGTAAGCGCTGTAGGATTCTTTCTGTTGATTACTGGTTTTATTTTGTGGGGTGTGGAGAGAATGCCTCGTGGGGAGAAGAAAACCAAAGAAATATCCTTTACCAACTCATTAATAGTTGGTATTGCCCAGGGATGCGCCATCGCCCCCGGTATATCCCGTTCCGGAGCCACCATAGCCACCAGCCTTTATTTGGGTTTTGACCGCGAAATGGCAGCCCGTTTCAGCTTCTTATTATCCATTCCCGCGATTCTAGGGGCAGCGTTGATTCAATTAAAGGATTTGACTGCAGGTTTCGATATAAGCACCGGCTCTTTTGTTGGTGGATTGATATCTGCAATGATATTCAGTTATTTAGCCATCAAGTTTCTGATGGGCTATATAAAAAAGCACAGTTTGGTCATATTCGCCTATTACTGCTGGACGGTGGGAATCATAACCTTAATATTAACAGTGGTCCTTTGA
- the cobT gene encoding nicotinate mononucleotide-dependent phosphoribosyltransferase CobT, with protein sequence MDKAIKTYGSIDKLPELNGKDALFLCTIASTLTSRIPGITGAGATPELTDYTPAADVELIVHGEPTCLTEIPQTIVNGAAAPTPAVITKAALELADIPFLVADAGAAVKPNLPYVNINDEPGSNIKTGQAVSNPQLIFEQGKILGELLSRLTGHIFIGESTPAGTTTALGVLQALGYDAWGKVSGSTPENPHSLKQELVEQGLKVAGLYGHGPQDPFKAVQAVGDPMIPAVAGIAAGSQAPVTLAGGTQMTAVCALLKAVHPGFAFDDLSIATTIFVARDDTSDINYLTRQIDDITIFAVDPFFEKSENEGLKNYLNGTVKEGVGAGGAMLAALLRGVPMDDIRSRIEDLCREIF encoded by the coding sequence ATGGATAAGGCCATTAAAACATACGGATCTATAGATAAACTCCCCGAACTGAATGGAAAAGACGCACTATTTCTATGCACCATAGCCAGCACCTTAACATCCCGCATACCTGGCATAACCGGGGCGGGGGCAACACCAGAACTAACTGATTACACTCCGGCGGCTGATGTGGAGTTAATTGTCCACGGAGAACCTACCTGTCTCACAGAGATACCGCAAACTATTGTGAATGGGGCTGCAGCACCCACTCCAGCAGTGATTACCAAAGCCGCCCTGGAACTGGCAGATATCCCCTTTCTAGTGGCAGATGCTGGGGCTGCAGTCAAACCGAACCTGCCTTATGTTAACATCAATGATGAACCCGGTTCTAACATCAAAACCGGTCAGGCGGTTTCTAATCCCCAGTTAATATTCGAACAGGGAAAAATTCTGGGCGAGCTGCTTTCCCGTCTTACTGGTCATATTTTCATTGGTGAAAGCACCCCCGCCGGCACTACCACGGCTCTGGGAGTATTGCAGGCCCTGGGATATGATGCCTGGGGAAAGGTCAGTGGCAGCACCCCTGAAAATCCCCACAGTCTTAAACAGGAACTGGTGGAGCAGGGCCTGAAGGTCGCTGGCCTCTACGGTCACGGACCCCAGGACCCTTTCAAAGCGGTACAGGCGGTAGGCGATCCCATGATTCCTGCCGTGGCGGGAATAGCTGCTGGAAGCCAAGCACCAGTAACGCTGGCTGGTGGAACGCAGATGACAGCGGTGTGCGCTCTTTTAAAAGCAGTTCATCCTGGATTTGCCTTTGATGACCTTTCCATTGCCACCACCATCTTCGTGGCCCGGGACGATACTTCGGATATTAACTACCTCACCCGCCAGATCGATGATATCACCATCTTCGCCGTGGATCCCTTCTTTGAAAAATCAGAAAATGAGGGATTAAAAAATTATCTTAATGGAACGGTGAAGGAAGGAGTGGGAGCTGGTGGAGCAATGCTGGCCGCTCTTTTAAGGGGTGTCCCCATGGATGATATTCGTTCTAGAATCGAAGATCTCTGTAGAGAGATCTTCTAA
- a CDS encoding alpha/beta hydrolase has product MESKKKYVLITLLAVLIIAVTGFIYYVSDYYPADNAARAALSSNTSYTVENTDDSITFTPTGNQSITGIIIYPGGKVEAESYSVLASRLAANGYTTIIVKMPFNLAIFGVNKADKVMVSHPEITSWVMAGHSLGGVLASDYAVNHPEKIKGVIYLAAYPAANASNATFKALSIRGSQDALTTSGDITANLNKFPANTTFVTISGGNHYNVGDYGVQAGDNNGTITRQQQQSETVNYILQFLKSL; this is encoded by the coding sequence ATGGAATCAAAAAAGAAATATGTCCTCATAACTCTTTTAGCTGTATTAATTATAGCTGTAACTGGTTTCATATACTACGTTTCTGACTACTATCCCGCAGATAACGCAGCCCGGGCTGCACTATCCTCCAATACTTCCTACACGGTAGAGAATACTGATGATTCTATCACCTTCACCCCCACTGGGAACCAGAGCATTACCGGCATAATCATCTATCCAGGGGGTAAGGTAGAGGCGGAGAGCTATTCAGTTTTGGCTTCTAGACTCGCCGCGAATGGTTACACTACTATAATCGTGAAAATGCCCTTTAATTTAGCAATTTTCGGGGTAAATAAAGCCGATAAGGTCATGGTCAGTCATCCGGAAATCACATCCTGGGTCATGGCCGGCCATTCCCTGGGCGGTGTTCTTGCATCGGACTATGCAGTGAACCATCCCGAAAAAATTAAGGGAGTCATTTATCTGGCTGCCTACCCCGCCGCCAACGCTTCCAACGCCACCTTTAAGGCCTTATCAATAAGGGGTTCCCAGGACGCGCTGACCACCAGTGGAGATATTACAGCTAACCTTAACAAGTTCCCAGCCAACACTACCTTCGTAACCATAAGTGGTGGTAACCACTACAACGTTGGTGATTATGGTGTCCAGGCTGGAGACAATAACGGCACCATCACCCGGCAGCAACAGCAGAGTGAAACAGTTAATTACATACTCCAATTCCTTAAAAGCCTATAA
- a CDS encoding bifunctional N(6)-L-threonylcarbamoyladenine synthase/serine/threonine protein kinase: MICLGLEGTAEKTGVGIVDDEGKILASKGKQLIPDSGGIHPREAADHHAASLPQLISEALEEAQLDLNGIDLVAFSKGPGLGPALRTVATAARTLALRLDVPILGVNHCVGHVEIGRLTTGCKDPVTLYVSGGNSQVIAFDSGLYQVFGETLDIAAGNMLDQFSRQTDLGHPGGPRVEELANKSSNYINLPYTVKGMDLAFSGLLTAALRKYEGGESLEDVCFSLQETAFAMLVEVTERALAHSRKKEILLVGGVAANQRLREMVSVMTREHYAQFFIPPMEYCGDNGAMIAWMGQLMHKNGARQDLNNTNIIQRYRTDQVPVPWMKKASELLELPQELAAKGAEANLYQDLYLDHAVMVKKRIPKSYRIKEIDNILRKTRTKGESKLLNEAKRCGVVTPLVYDINIKESTITMEKMDGNLVKDVIDDSKLDEITTICNKIGESIARLHHCGIIHGDLTTSNLLLNGDKIIFIDFGLGKISQLTEDKGVDLLVFKKALSGIHHEISGECFAAILEGYQDAEDYQLVVDKVREIEGRGRYTVIESS; encoded by the coding sequence TTGATATGTCTAGGTTTAGAAGGAACTGCCGAGAAGACCGGTGTGGGCATCGTAGATGATGAAGGAAAAATTCTGGCATCAAAGGGCAAACAATTGATCCCTGATTCTGGGGGAATTCACCCTCGAGAGGCAGCAGATCACCACGCCGCGTCCCTACCCCAACTAATAAGCGAAGCACTGGAAGAGGCCCAATTAGATCTAAACGGCATTGATTTGGTGGCCTTCTCCAAGGGACCGGGTTTAGGGCCTGCCCTGCGCACCGTGGCCACCGCCGCCCGGACCTTAGCCCTCCGGCTGGATGTTCCCATCCTAGGAGTGAATCACTGTGTGGGACATGTGGAAATCGGTCGATTAACCACCGGTTGTAAAGACCCGGTCACATTATACGTGAGCGGGGGGAACAGTCAGGTAATTGCCTTTGATTCAGGTCTGTACCAAGTATTTGGCGAGACTCTGGACATCGCCGCCGGTAACATGCTGGACCAGTTCTCTAGACAAACTGATCTGGGCCACCCAGGAGGACCCCGGGTTGAAGAATTGGCTAATAAATCCAGTAACTATATCAATCTGCCCTACACAGTTAAAGGGATGGATCTGGCCTTTTCAGGTCTTTTAACCGCCGCCTTACGGAAGTATGAAGGGGGAGAATCCCTGGAGGATGTGTGCTTCAGTCTACAGGAGACGGCTTTTGCCATGCTGGTGGAAGTTACGGAGAGGGCCCTGGCCCATTCCAGGAAGAAGGAAATTCTCTTGGTGGGCGGGGTGGCTGCCAATCAACGTCTCAGAGAGATGGTTTCGGTCATGACCCGGGAACATTATGCCCAATTTTTTATACCCCCCATGGAGTACTGTGGAGATAACGGTGCCATGATTGCCTGGATGGGCCAGTTGATGCATAAAAACGGGGCCAGACAGGACCTAAATAACACCAACATAATCCAACGCTACCGTACCGACCAAGTACCAGTTCCCTGGATGAAAAAAGCCAGTGAATTATTAGAATTACCTCAAGAACTGGCTGCCAAGGGGGCTGAGGCTAATCTCTACCAGGATCTGTATCTAGACCATGCGGTGATGGTTAAAAAAAGAATACCTAAAAGCTATCGGATAAAGGAAATAGACAACATTCTCCGTAAAACTCGGACCAAAGGTGAATCTAAACTATTAAATGAGGCTAAACGCTGCGGAGTAGTGACTCCCCTGGTTTACGACATCAATATTAAGGAAAGTACCATCACCATGGAAAAAATGGATGGAAATTTGGTTAAGGATGTTATTGATGATTCTAAGCTGGATGAAATTACCACCATCTGTAATAAGATTGGAGAAAGTATAGCCAGGCTGCACCATTGCGGTATAATACACGGAGACCTCACCACCAGCAACCTGCTGTTAAATGGAGACAAAATAATCTTCATTGACTTCGGGCTGGGTAAAATCTCCCAGTTAACCGAAGACAAAGGGGTGGACCTTCTGGTTTTCAAAAAGGCCCTAAGTGGCATTCATCATGAAATAAGTGGAGAGTGTTTCGCAGCGATTCTGGAAGGATACCAGGATGCTGAGGACTACCAGCTGGTTGTGGATAAGGTAAGGGAAATAGAAGGAAGAGGGCGTTATACGGTCATTGAATCGAGTTAA
- a CDS encoding endonuclease NucS domain-containing protein: MELNDEQVQKLLEWYLTISKTREWINFRNQEHEKNHSWIKPGVIEDMGEDELKERFFDYFKGGGGRQNLNQIYRDRIIRNKDLKKTLLYLFNEQIDIKERINSVLDGDGHIEGMGKAIVTSLLMDYDIGKYCLWNEKTMMGFSALGIDIEYKGLKAGEVYLNVLEELERIKSLKTEYNLTFEDIDLFLHTISAVDEGVEAVSTIIQGEDLSGDSYIDIEGLKSMEFAMEKYLEEFIESNFDKIDFGAKLKLYQDEENTGRQYITSVGRIDLLAFDEEKKEFVVIELKKGQSSDVVVGQITRYMGWVKENLAKNYFVRGIIIAKEKDERLEYSLKVVPSVDLFLYNINFDIINL, from the coding sequence ATGGAGTTAAACGATGAACAAGTTCAAAAGCTACTTGAATGGTATTTAACCATATCTAAAACGAGAGAATGGATTAATTTTAGAAATCAGGAGCATGAAAAAAATCATTCCTGGATTAAACCTGGAGTTATCGAGGACATGGGTGAAGATGAACTTAAAGAAAGGTTTTTTGATTACTTTAAAGGTGGGGGTGGAAGACAAAATCTAAATCAGATTTATAGGGATCGGATTATAAGAAATAAAGACTTGAAGAAAACTTTGCTATATCTTTTCAACGAACAAATTGATATCAAAGAAAGAATTAACTCGGTTTTAGATGGTGATGGTCATATCGAAGGGATGGGAAAGGCCATTGTAACTTCTCTTTTAATGGATTATGATATTGGAAAGTACTGTTTATGGAATGAAAAAACAATGATGGGCTTTTCTGCCTTAGGGATAGATATTGAATATAAAGGCCTTAAAGCTGGTGAAGTTTATTTAAACGTACTTGAAGAACTAGAACGTATTAAATCCCTAAAAACAGAATATAATTTAACTTTTGAAGACATTGATTTATTTTTACATACAATCTCTGCTGTTGATGAAGGTGTTGAAGCAGTTAGTACTATAATTCAAGGGGAAGACCTTTCCGGAGATTCTTATATTGATATAGAAGGACTAAAATCTATGGAATTTGCCATGGAAAAATATCTTGAAGAATTTATTGAATCAAACTTTGACAAGATTGACTTTGGTGCTAAACTTAAATTATATCAAGATGAAGAAAATACAGGCAGACAATATATAACTTCAGTTGGAAGAATAGATTTATTAGCATTTGATGAGGAAAAAAAAGAATTTGTTGTTATAGAATTAAAAAAAGGTCAGAGTAGTGACGTTGTTGTTGGACAAATCACTCGTTATATGGGCTGGGTAAAAGAAAATCTAGCTAAAAATTATTTTGTTAGGGGTATTATTATTGCTAAAGAGAAGGATGAAAGGTTGGAATATTCATTGAAAGTTGTTCCAAGTGTTGATTTGTTCTTATATAACATCAATTTTGATATAATTAACCTGTAG
- a CDS encoding class I SAM-dependent DNA methyltransferase: MPLSWNEMKTRAVAFSKEWEHEERERAESQTFWNEFFNIFGISRRRVATFEKPVKKFDDKQGFIDLLWKGVILVEHKSRGESLDTAYTQAKDYFPGLKEKELPRYILVSDFANFRLYDLEDDKRTEFELKDLYLNVNLFDFIAGYQKRTFKEEDPVNIEAAELMGKLHDKLLEIGYEGHELELYLVRLLFCMFADDTSIFERNLFLDYIVIKTNEDGSDLAHHLSTLFHVLNTPENKRLTNLDESLNAFPYINGKLFEEVLSPASFDSSMRKILIDCCLLDWGKISPAIFGSLFQSVMDPEKRRNLGAHYTSEKNILKLIKPLFLDDLWHEFKKVKNNRRKLNEFHKKISNLKFFDPACGCGNFLVITYREIRILELEITRILLTDTEGFRQQLMNIENVLKVDVDSFYGIEVEEFPARIAEVSMWMMDHQMNMRVSEQFGIYFTRLPLQKGANITVGNALKLKWEKIVPKDHLTYMIGNPPYAGKQKQDESQKKDMKLIFKGIKGYGVLDYVTAWYIKAAQYIQKSDIKVAFVSTNSISQGEQVGILWNELFNEYGIKIHFAHRTFKWSNEAKNAAAVFVVIIGFATFDTNKKLIFEYNNPKSEAHEIKVNNINPYLIEGSDIVILKRKIPLCDVPKISFGSMPNDGGNLLLSDDEKNELLKKEPNAAKFVRPLISGREFINGISRWCLWLVDAKPNELKQMPEVSKRIKLVKEHRMKSRRKATQKLADFPTLFGEIRHPETDYLAIPLNSSGNRRFIPMGFLDKNNIANNSCSVIKGSSLYHFGVMMSTMHMTWVNYVGGRIKGDYRYSNEIIYNNFPWPDNSSKNKIQNVKVKADKVLTVRQQFSKDSLADLYDPLMMPPKLVKAHMELDRAVDLCYRKNPFVNDVNRMEFLLDLYQNYEK; encoded by the coding sequence ACATTCGAGAAGCCAGTAAAGAAATTTGATGATAAGCAAGGATTCATTGATTTACTTTGGAAAGGAGTCATTTTAGTTGAACATAAGTCAAGAGGGGAAAGCCTGGACACAGCATATACACAAGCGAAAGACTATTTTCCTGGATTGAAAGAAAAAGAACTCCCAAGATATATACTAGTTTCCGACTTTGCCAATTTCCGATTATATGACCTTGAAGATGATAAAAGGACTGAATTTGAACTCAAAGATCTTTATTTGAATGTTAATTTGTTTGATTTCATTGCTGGTTACCAGAAGAGAACTTTTAAAGAAGAAGATCCTGTAAACATCGAAGCTGCAGAACTAATGGGCAAGTTACATGATAAACTACTAGAAATTGGATATGAAGGACATGAACTAGAATTGTATCTTGTAAGGCTATTATTTTGTATGTTTGCTGATGATACTAGCATATTTGAAAGAAACCTTTTTTTGGATTATATTGTAATAAAAACAAACGAGGATGGTAGTGACCTGGCACACCATTTATCTACTCTTTTTCATGTGTTGAACACTCCGGAGAATAAAAGATTAACAAACCTCGACGAATCTTTGAATGCATTCCCCTATATCAACGGTAAACTTTTTGAAGAAGTATTGTCTCCTGCATCGTTTGATAGCTCCATGAGGAAGATATTAATAGACTGTTGTCTTTTAGATTGGGGAAAGATATCCCCAGCTATCTTTGGTTCTTTATTCCAATCAGTAATGGATCCTGAAAAGCGAAGGAACCTGGGTGCTCATTATACATCAGAAAAAAATATTCTTAAATTAATTAAACCACTATTTCTTGATGATTTATGGCATGAATTCAAAAAAGTGAAAAATAATAGACGGAAGCTGAATGAATTCCATAAAAAGATCAGTAATCTCAAATTTTTTGATCCTGCATGTGGATGTGGGAACTTTTTAGTAATTACTTATAGAGAGATTCGTATTCTTGAGCTTGAAATAACTAGAATCCTTTTAACAGATACTGAAGGGTTTAGACAACAACTCATGAACATTGAAAATGTTTTAAAAGTTGATGTAGATTCATTTTATGGAATAGAAGTTGAAGAATTCCCTGCTAGAATTGCAGAAGTATCAATGTGGATGATGGATCACCAAATGAACATGAGGGTTTCAGAACAATTTGGAATCTATTTTACACGTTTGCCTTTACAAAAGGGAGCAAACATAACTGTAGGGAATGCTCTTAAGCTTAAATGGGAAAAAATTGTTCCAAAAGATCATCTAACTTATATGATAGGAAATCCACCTTATGCAGGTAAACAAAAACAAGATGAATCACAAAAAAAAGACATGAAGCTTATTTTCAAAGGGATTAAAGGTTATGGAGTTCTTGATTATGTAACGGCATGGTACATTAAAGCCGCACAATACATACAAAAATCGGATATAAAGGTTGCTTTTGTCTCCACTAACTCTATATCCCAGGGAGAACAAGTAGGGATTTTATGGAATGAATTATTCAATGAATATGGAATTAAAATTCATTTCGCCCATCGCACTTTTAAATGGAGTAATGAGGCTAAGAATGCAGCTGCCGTTTTTGTTGTTATAATCGGTTTTGCCACTTTTGATACTAATAAAAAACTGATTTTTGAATATAATAATCCTAAATCCGAAGCACATGAAATTAAAGTCAATAACATAAATCCTTACTTAATTGAAGGCTCGGACATTGTTATATTAAAAAGGAAAATTCCTCTATGCGATGTTCCTAAAATATCCTTTGGAAGCATGCCAAATGATGGGGGAAATTTATTACTTTCTGATGATGAAAAAAATGAACTATTAAAAAAAGAACCTAATGCAGCAAAATTTGTCAGACCATTAATAAGTGGACGTGAATTCATTAATGGAATTAGCAGATGGTGTTTGTGGTTAGTTGATGCCAAACCTAACGAATTAAAGCAGATGCCAGAAGTATCTAAAAGGATAAAATTGGTAAAAGAACATAGAATGAAAAGTAGAAGAAAAGCTACGCAGAAGTTGGCAGATTTTCCCACATTATTTGGTGAAATAAGACACCCTGAAACTGATTATCTGGCAATTCCTCTCAATTCTTCGGGTAACCGGCGATTTATTCCAATGGGGTTTTTGGATAAGAATAATATTGCAAATAACAGTTGTTCGGTAATAAAAGGAAGCAGTTTATATCATTTTGGAGTGATGATGTCAACAATGCATATGACTTGGGTAAATTATGTAGGTGGTAGAATAAAAGGAGATTATAGATACTCGAACGAGATCATATACAATAATTTCCCATGGCCAGACAATTCAAGTAAAAATAAAATTCAAAATGTCAAAGTAAAGGCTGACAAGGTTCTTACAGTTCGCCAACAATTTTCTAAAGATTCTTTGGCAGATTTATATGATCCTTTAATGATGCCCCCAAAATTAGTGAAAGCACATATGGAATTAGATCGTGCTGTTGATTTATGTTATAGAAAAAATCCATTTGTAAATGACGTTAACAGAATGGAATTTTTATTAGATCTTTATCAAAATTATGAAAAATAG